ctagacaaaaggtgcactgtactcttttttcctttattaggTTTTGTCTCACTGGGTTTTTCTAGTaacatttttaatgaaacaGTTTAAACACGTTCAACATCAACTTAcaagatatttaataattatgtttttttactttagtttttatcccactaggtttttccttagcaaggttaatataattatctgtaagtgatgaaaatccaaGAGGAAGTGTTATACATGGtagatttttccaccacatgattTAGACTTTTGCTAAAAGATTATGTGAAGGCATTAACTACCTTGGAAAATTGGCTTTGAAGATAACCATTTTTGTTGACTAAAGGGCGGTAAAATTTCCTATAAATATCCCCCTCCTCTCCTTATGTAAGATCCACACTTCCTTCACTTAAGCTTTCTTGCTTCTTCCTTTTGCTTATTGTCATCATTTCAGAAGCCTTCCTTCCTTCTATtccttataataaaattttagttacagTTTCCATCATTAAATTAATtctgttatatttataacaaatataactattaattgaatttaaataatttatttataaagaggatttagttgaaaaaaaagggtcaaaagacttgttcccacccaaggttccCTAAATTCATAccctctaattttaaaaaactcaacttttatttatgaacaaaattctggtaaaaaaactcaactaatattatgagtaaaattgttattaaaaaaaattttaaaaactaaagttttattgtatttcctcctttaatttaaaaatataaacaattttctccttctaaagtttgaaaaataacaatgtCAACCCTGAGTTTTGAAATCATTGTCCGAGACAACAAAGTTCACCATCTTTGATCACATTGACTCTTCTTTCTGTCTTATCTTCTGCTATCAACTTGTTCTCACCCATCAACAATAGAGATTTCCTTCGACAAAGATGATTGTCCCTGTAAGAGTTAATTGTGTGAAAACAAGTAAACaagaaagtaaaattattatttttcaaattttagatagaaaacaattatttaatttttaaactaaaaaaatataataaaattttaatttttaaaattattttataaaataatagttttatctttaacttcaaaaaattttaacaaaaattttatttataaataaaagtttatttttttgaaaattaaaaaatacaaatttgaaattactaCTACCCTTGGTGGGAATCAAAGCAcgaaaacattaaataatactTGCTGCGACACTGACATTTCCCATCAGAATTTGTCCTTTGGTATCGTACTTTTGAAGACACGTGGCCCAATTTCACGTGATTCCAAATCTGccaaataaactttttattcaatcataatttttcCATCCATGGTTCAGCCTAATAAATTTCTCACCCTACTAAATTCATAAAACAcactttttattcaaaatctacCTATCTCAACAGAAAAAGTtctaataaaaagttaaattattattctaactCTAACTATTTCACTcataaaaaattaccatttaCCTTTAACATTAGTTTCCATAAtcagattcaaatttaaaaaatggacTATCTAAGATATGAACTTATTCAATAATATCACTTTCAATTCTTCTTCTAAACTCTTTCTCATAAATCTGTCAAACTCTAAGAAAATGACATTATTAAACTCATAAAATACACCTCAATCTCGAGACAATTAATGATGGAATTAACCATTTGGAGTTCATGAAATTGAGGAGTTCATCTCCCCTCCTCCCTCTCCCTTCCTCcataataattgattttgtgcATAATATCAttgatctaattttaattgatagtCGTAGAGGTCTTCTTccctcttctctctctcttcttccgcAACTATCGTTTTCTGTCTCTCTTATAgccaattctttttttttattttaataattaaaatattaataaaacacctTGTAGTTGGTAAGTCAATATAGAAATGGGCCCTAAATATTATGTGCCATGTCCTACACTGTCTATAATCTCTGGTCCATTCGAATTTAATGATTGCCAGTGAACCCATTTATGGTATGAGTAAGATGCTTGAACAGCTAGGCCAAGTagaaaaatagagaaatgaGGATACTTGTAATCGTTTCAGCTATGCAAAGTCTAGGATTTGCCTTTTGTGTATCGCTGTTTTTGGCAAGTATTAATGTCGTCATCTCATCAAGCAGCCCTAAGAAAGAGTCTACAAAACAGCGTGCAGTGTTTGTGTTTGGAGACTCATTGTATGATCCAGGAAATAATGACTTCCTCAATATCAGCATTGATTTGAAGGCAGATTATCCTCCATACGGTGAGACTTTCTTCAAGTATCCTACCGGAAGATGCAGCGATGGGCGCCTTATCTCTGATTTCATTGGTAagctaatttataaataattatctttaaaCTTAATTCTTCGTTTCCATGTCAATATCATTAAATCATGACATTTTGTAAATGCTTGGTGCAGCCTTGCATGTAAACTTGAGTGTGTGGAAACCATATTTGGAACCTGGAAAACAGCAATTCATTAATGGAGCCAACTTCGCAAGTGCTGGAGCTGGTGCTCTTGCTCGTACTAATCCTTCCACGGTATGCGATCCTAATATCATGTGGTGATTCAAGttttaaatacaaaatcataatttataacTAAGAGAAAACATATTCAAAGGGAAAATTAAACTAGAATTTATGAATTCCTCTGAtctgtttttcttttaacatttttgaaaaaattattaatttctttggtAATTCTCAGTCAAAAGCTTCTATAATAACTCTTCAAAACATAGTTATAAGTATTATACGATACACAATACGTATCTTAcgatacaaaagaaaaatgatctgtattataaaatatattgaattaatactaTATAGTGgacgtattatatgatacgatatatttTACTGATACAGATcgatacatttttttagaaaaattatgatGTAATATAGATGtatatagaaaatttaaaatttttaaaggtatttgtgataattttcaaaataataatatatcaattataatattttaattattttattaatattttactatttttttaaatttatcatacgATACGACTAGATActtgatacaaaaaattagatcttCAATATACGATTTGATTAACATGCTTCAAAGTCATTTGAGTGGATAAATAGAAGTCTAACAATTAAAAACTTACGAGAAGCAACTTCGGGCATAGAGGTTTGAAATGTCTTAAATGTCACATCGAAAGAGCACGACCTTTACAAACATATCAATTTTCTAACATTATGATTccattttcttataattaaaccGAAACCGGTGAGAGTATATTTACTGTTTTTTACACTGCAGAAACAACTATCACATCATTATTGTAAGCTATTGTATTAATTCATAAGCATGGAAGACAATTTTCATGAGTTATGGGGGGGATTCTTTCAACATATTAATTACAACAGCATGACATAACCCTATACAATGCTTATTTTAGCTGAACCACATAAAATTCACTTGTCTTATGTCACACACTTGCACCTAAATCTCACTTCTCGTTATGACAATTGCAGCCGCAGTATGTGAGCTACTTAATGTCCATGCGACCTCCTCCAAATCCTAATATCATGTGGTGATTCAagttttaaatacaaataccgCATATTGTTAgtttattaaacatttatcataCGATCTTTATTTATGATTCCAAATGAAAACCGAAAGGGAAAACTGAAATAATAAGTTTGAAATAGGACTTAATGCAAGAATATGATAAGCAAAAATCTTTCCTCTATTACTTGTTGACTCTGCTTCGAATTTTTCGCAGCTCAACCTTGAAAGACAGCTAAGCTTGTTCATGAATGTGGTCAATACATTGACGCAACAATTAGGAAATGCAGAGGCAAAGAAATTGCTAACAAATGCAGTGTACCTCTCTAGCATTGGAGGTGTTGATTATGAACACTTCAAATCTGATTACCCAAATGCTACAGAATCAATGAAGTTGGAATACGTAAATTGGGTTATCGGAAACATAACGAATGCCATCAAGGTAAGATTCTCTCTTTACAGTCACCAATACAAAAAGTTGTTGggcttttgtttcttatttatctttattaatcttTTGGCCTTAGGAAATATACAAAGTAGGGGGAAGGAGATTTGCTTTTCAAAACGTTGCACCCGTGGGCTGCTTTCCAGCAGTTCGACAAGATTATAATCTCAGCGGCCCTCAATGCGAAGAAGAAATGTTAGCATTAGCAACATTGCACAACAATGCTTTATCTAATGTTTGCAGGAAGCTAGAGAGTCAGTTATCAGGATTCAagtatttgatttttgatttctACAATTCCCTTCTCGATAGAATCAAGAATTTCTCCAAGTATGGTAGGTTTtgaccataattttttattttatatttcttttgatAGGCTCTAGAGTAATTAATTATGCATacataactttaaaaaaaaaaactggtattaatgagagaaaaataactaatagataaatatttgatcattataaatactattttcatgattttgaagactaattatttatactcttgttaaaattaaataaatataattttaacaaagggaaaaaaagaCGGTTAAAAgtctatttctttttattttaaggaTGGAAAAAATCTTGTTATTTGTCATTGTagctttttgttaaaaatattaactatgaaaatattttttaacggTAAAAGCTATATCTATAAGTGATGAAAAGAATTTGCcattgttaaaactttttaacgatgaaaaataaatttttaacaattatttctctttattaaagtaataaatctatttatttttatgagaatataaataatttattagtaaaatcgtgaaaataacacttataaccactaaatatttatctgttaattattttcctctcacttatgacaattttttttgttgtgcataCATTAAGCCAATGAATTAAGCAATGAACTGTTTTGAAGGTTTCAAAGAAGGATACAAAGCGTGTTGTGGCAGTGGGGTATATCATGGAAGCAATTGTGGAATTGCGGAATATGATTTATGCACTAATCCTAATGACCACTTGTTTTTTGATGGTCACCATCCTACTGAACATGCCAACTCTCAACTGGAACAGCTGTTATGGAGTGGAAACCCAAATGTTACATGGCCCCTGAGCATGAAACAACTATTTGAATTTGACGAACCTGAGATTAGCAACTTAGCTGATGATGATCTGTTTATGCATGCGTAACTTTATTAAATCTGGCTCAATAAGCTTGTTACCAGCAAGCGTAAACAGTTTTAGTAAAAATTGTTTGTGTGATATTTAGTTTCAAACTTAATGACTTTTTAGAATCTACTGAGGCTGGATTCTGACAAACTTGtgagagaaaattaaatatgtGTATTATGTTATTCATGCCTTGTTTTTGCTTTATCTATTGTTGGTTTTGGTGTGTGTTGTATGtggagaggtgaagaaaaaaaggatTATCAGAGGGAGAGTTTTGTGAGATTGAGAGAGAGCTTGATTGCAAAGAAATATGCTGTACTTTGCAAGTTTTTCATCAATTATAGTGAACTTTTTTTTCTACCTTTCACAGTATGAGTGGCCTGATGTCTAGACCCACATAAGTTTGGCATGGTCCACTACAATAGCAGGCGTGTCATTCCagattaaatcattttttatgcTGGCTCAATCTATTTGACTTGTCAAACACCATCTTTATAACCACTGCGTATCGATACTTGTTTAATTGAGGGTCAGCATTGAGATGATATTgttctttcttctcattatcTAACTGCCAAAAGGTTATTTCTCACTCAAATTTGTTGAGATGATAAATTCTTGTTCAtcaaggttaaaaaaataaaattttcaggtattatttttcttaataaattttattaaataaaaaaataaaaatgttttttcacataaatatatcaatttttttcacttatttttttctttatttttttttctctattttattttctctttttaagtttaggacgcaaactataatttttaaaaaattacgtgtcttgataaaatttttcaaagaggTTTTTagcaagtaaaaaaaaaaaaaaaagaaattttaaaagagttttaaaaattttaattttagactAAAGAGATTATTTGCTCTTCATAAATTTTCGAAGCAAAAAGTTTTCGGGAGAGCATTAAAAAGTTTGTGAAGCCAACAGTCGTCGAAAAGGGGAAGCAGCCCATGAATAGTACAACAACGGCAAAAGATCTTACCTTAATAAAGGTAGACGAACAAGGCATGAATTGAAATGATTAGGGTTTTCAAAGGCTACAAGATAACTTTAGGACTAATGTAAAGACAAGATAGATCTCTTATAAGCATTATAAGCATTTTGGGATATAGCAAAATTTATGGAaggttgaaaaaaaattatgtatcaaataaGAGTTATTTACTAATCTAGTTAGTTATAGATTGTGATTGTTCATgtgtcatttatttattaagtgaCAACTAATAAAGAGATTATTTGCTCTTCATACATTTTCGAAGCAAAAAGTTTTCGGGAGAGCATTAAAAAGTTTGTGAAGCCAACAGTCGTCGAAAAGGGGAAGCAGCCCATGAATAGTACAACAACGGCAAAAGATCTTACCTTAATAAAGGTAGACGAACAAGGCATAAATTGAAATGATTAGGGTTTTCAAAGGCTACAAGATAACTTTAGGACTAACGTAAAGACGTGATAGATCTCTTATAAGCATTATAAGCATTTTGGGATATAGCGGGGAAAATTTATGGAAGGTTGaaagtaatacttaattatgtatCAAATACCTAATTGTGAACAAGAGATGTGACTCACAGAACATCATATGTTTTGAAATGACTTCACATGCATATTTACTACCATCTAGTTAGTTATAGATTGTGATTGTTCATgtgtcatttatttattaagtgatttttttattttttgtgtgtagcAACTAATAAATAATGACAAAGAAGTACCCTAACTTGCAAATTATGGGATCAGGTCTCAGACACAACAACACCATAGactataaatataaacagtATGTATAGAT
The genomic region above belongs to Mangifera indica cultivar Alphonso chromosome 15, CATAS_Mindica_2.1, whole genome shotgun sequence and contains:
- the LOC123197379 gene encoding GDSL lipase-like isoform X5, translated to MRILVIVSAMQSLGFAFCVSLFLASINVVISSSSPKKESTKQRAVFVFGDSLYDPGNNDFLNISIDLKADYPPYGETFFKYPTGRCSDGRLISDFIALHVNLSVWKPYLEPGKQQFINGANFASAGAGALARTNPSTLNLERQLSLFMNVVNTLTQQLGNAEAKKLLTNAVYLSSIGGVDYEHFKSDYPNATESMKLEYVNWVIGNITNAIKEIYKVGGRRFAFQNVAPVGCFPAVRQDYNLSGPQCEEEMLALATLHNNALSNVCRKLESQLSGFKYLIFDFYNSLLDRIKNFSKYGFKEGYKACCGSGVYHGSNCGIAEYDLCTNPNDHLFFDGHHPTEHANSQLEQLLWSGNPNVTWPLSMKQLFEFDEPEISNLADDDLFMHA